A genomic stretch from Penicillium digitatum chromosome 4, complete sequence includes:
- a CDS encoding Peptidase, cysteine peptidase active site, with product MGTAVSKPVVHEKLSLAKEEARADMTDQASWESPLPPYSIRERVVPLTLPRLNDWNETLLSDPKNRLAISSFAGHSFADVLINHSALQLDHHIFSLTVPVEGTPITNQRSSGRCWLFAATNIFRVPLIKAYQLKDFQLSQAYLFYWDKIEKANWFFEQIIATAHEDLSSRLVQKLCEDPVTDGGQWDMVANLVQKYGLVPHTLYPDSYHAQNSAKMNWLLTVKLREQALVLRQLAVKDSPSLASTKEQFLQEIHSLVTLLLGPPPSPDKKFVWQYSNATGTAREVQLTPMEFAEQALQPQSISRGQPIVSAGRLFSLVNDPRHEFNRLLTIERLGNVVEGRPITYVNVEIQTLKTAIIAMLRAGHPVFFGCDVGKFYDRDRGILDTELTDLALGFNTPLRMNKAQRVATGESSMTHAMVITGVHLDGEQPVRWRVENSWGEEAGKKGWFVMADRWMDEYTFQAVVDFNFVPANVKAILKQSPKVLPRWDPMGVLA from the exons ATGGGAACAGCTGTTTCTAAGCCTGTGGTTCACGAGAAACTGTCTCTGGCTAAAGAAGAAGCCAGGGCTGACATGACTGATCAAGCATCCTGGGAATCAC CTCTGCCACCTTACTCCATCCGAGAACGAGTTGTTCCTCTGACACTTCCTCGCCTAAATGACTGGAACGAGACTCTGCTAAGCGATCCAAAG AACCGCCTCGCGATCTCAAGTTTCGCTGGCCACTCTTTTGCAGATGTTCTCATCAACCACAGCGCCCTTCAACTTGATCATCACATCTTCAGCCTGACCGTGCCGGTAGAAGGGACACCGATCACGAATCAGCGTTCCTCCGGTCGTTGCTGGCTCTTCGCAGCGACCAATATCTTCCGTGTTCCGCTGATCAAAGCCTATCAACTAAAGGACTTCCAGCTCAGTCAGGCATATCTTTTTTATTGGGATAAGATCGAGAAAGCAAATTGGTTCTTCGAGCAGATCATCGCTACTGCCCACGAAGATCTCTCTAGCCGATTGGTGCAGAAACTTTGTGAAGATCCAGTCACCGATGGTGGGCAATGGGATATGGTAGCCAACCTGGTGCAGAAATACGGACTAGTTCCCCACACGCTCTATCCAGATAGCTATCATGCGCAGAATAGTGCCAAGATGAATTGGCTCCTCACTGTCAAGCTGCGAGAGCAGGCCTTAGTCCTCCGTCAATTGGCAGTTAAAGACTCGCCCTCGTTGGCCTCTACCAAGGAGCAATTTCTGCAGGAAATACACTCGCTAGTCACTCTGCTTTTGGGACCCCCACCGAGCCCGGATAAAAAGTTTGTCTGGCAATACTCCAATGCCACTGGAACAGCTCGTGAGGTGCAACTGACCCCAATGGAATTCGCGGAGCAGGCTCTGCAGCCTCAGTCAATCTCTCGGGGCCAACCCATTGTCAGTGCCGGACGACTGTTCAGTCTAGTCAACGATCCGCGACACGAGTTCAACCGGTTGCTGACGATTGAGAGACTCGGCAACGTGGTGGAAGGGAGACCGATCACGTATGTTAATGTAGAGATCCAGACGCTCAAGACTGCAATCATCGCGATGCTCCGGGCTGGACATCCAGTCTTCTTTGGCTGCGATGTGGGCAAATTCTACGATCGCGACCGTGGGATCTTGGATACCGAGCTCACGGACCTCGCGCTCGGATTCAATACCCCACTAAGGATGAACAAGGCCCAGCGGGTCGCTACTGGCGAATCATCAATGACCCATGCCATGGTCATCACGGGTGTGCATCTGGACGGCGAACAGCCGGTTCGGTGGCGCGTAGAGAATTCGTGGGGCGAGGAGGCTGGAAAGAAGGGTTGGTTCGTGATGGCCGACCGAT
- a CDS encoding Aminoglycoside phosphotransferase, which produces MEVRMRYDDIAWQTSDRVADAWALYILNLDIFEKIGNFLLRHHQASDPLEFTILQTGAFNTALQMNFERTRAAIIRFPLPGATMFPEEKVGNEVSTMRFIGDKTTIPVPFIIHSGGKKESPSELGPFIIMEYIDHYSNMIEILKKPGRPTEERITLNPDISQIKLKALYGELARVLLSLSGLSQNKIGSLCQVDDFAWEVARRPLSLHMNELVRLGTLPQSKLPTTTFDTASSYFEALAELHISHLTSQRNDAVESADDCRRKFVARFLFRKLVRDQNFKAQWIFFENGPFPIWCDDFRPGNVLVDVDLNIAGVVDWEFTYTAPVEFTHAPPWWLLLEKPEYWPKGLDDWCTEYEKQLQTFLGALMNCEDEAIRKKQLAESQRLSGSMRRSWESGDFWIMYAARNNFAFDAIYWQKIDQRFFGPTACESVDFCDIWKMRLDLLEPEEQEFMQKHVDLKLKEMEASKILAWDPDENTQEFMNYMARTNDRLPS; this is translated from the coding sequence ATGGAAGTGCGGATGCGCTACGATGATATTGCATGGCAAACAAGCGACAGAGTCGCCGATGCCTGGGCACTCTACATCCTCAATCTAGACATATTCGAGAAAATTGGGAACTTTCTTCTCAGACATCACCAGGCTAGTGATCCTCTCGAATTTACAATCCTACAAACAGGCGCTTTCAACACCGCCCTGCAGATGAATTTTGAAAGAACCCGCGCCGCGATCATACGGTTCCCACTGCCAGGTGCTACCATGTTCCCAGAAGAAAAAGTCGGTAATGAGGTCTCTACCATGCGGTTTATTGGAGATAAAACCACAATTCCAGTTCCTTTTATCATTCACTCTGGGGGGAAAAAAGAGAGTCCATCAGAGTTGGGTCCGTTTATCATCATGGAGTACATCGACCACTATTCAAATATGATCGAAATCCTCAAGAAGCCGGGACGCCCAACCGAAGAACGTATAACACTCAATCCGGACATCAGCCAGATCAAGTTAAAGGCTCTGTATGGAGAGCTGGCAAGGGTCCTCCTTTCATTGTCTGGGCTGTCCCAAAATAAGATCGGGTCGCTTTGCCAGGTTGATGATTTTGCCTGGGAAGTGGCACGCCGACCTTTGTCTCTACATATGAACGAACTTGTTCGACTGGGAACTCTACCCCAGTCGAAACTACCGACCACCACGTTCGATACAGCGTCCTCGTACTTTGAAGCCCTGGCGGAGTTACATATTTCACATCTCACGAGCCAAAGGAACGATGCTGTCGAATCAGCCGATGACTGTCGGCGCAAATTTGTTGCTAGGTTTCTCTTCCGGAAACTTGTTCGAGACCAGAACTTTAAAGCGCAAtggattttttttgaaaatgGACCCTTTCCAATCTGGTGTGACGATTTTCGGCCAGGGAATGTTCTAGTGGATGTCGACCTCAATATCGCCGGGGTTGTGGACTGGGAGTTTACGTACACCGCACCGGTCGAATTCACTCATGCGCCGCCTTGGTGGCTTCTTCTCGAAAAGCCGGAATATTGGCCTAAAGGCCTTGACGACTggtgtacagagtatgagAAACAACTCCAGACATTTCTCGGAGCCCTGATGAATTGCGAAGATGAGGCAATAAGGAAGAAACAGCTAGCAGAAAGCCAGCGTCTATCTGGTTCGATGCGAAGGAGTTGGGAGAGTGGAGACTTTTGGATTATGTACGCTGCAAGAAACAACTTTGCCTTCGATGCGATCTATTGGCAAAAAATTGACCAGCGATTCTTCGGACCGACTGCATGTGAAAGCGTCGATTTTTGCGACATTTGGAAGATGAGACTTGATCTCTTGGAGCCCGAAGAGCAAGAGTTCATGCAGAAGCATGTAGATCTGAAGCTCAAAGAGATGGAAGCAAGCAAAATTCTAGCATGGGATCCTGATGAGAACACCCAGGAATTTATGAACTATATGGCAAGAACGAACGATCGGTTGCCATCTTAG